A single genomic interval of Terriglobus albidus harbors:
- a CDS encoding YtxH domain-containing protein: MNAKGIWIAFGIGVAAGATVALLYAPQSGERTRRQLRKGIDDAGDYLEDAADYLKGRADKVAKESQKLYKRTRSQVEDAIDTAGDAVNAAVKSVQTLM, translated from the coding sequence ATGAACGCTAAGGGAATCTGGATCGCATTTGGAATCGGCGTCGCAGCCGGCGCGACTGTCGCGCTGCTGTATGCCCCACAGTCCGGCGAACGTACCCGCCGCCAATTGAGGAAGGGCATTGATGATGCCGGAGATTATCTTGAGGACGCCGCCGATTATCTGAAGGGGCGCGCCGATAAGGTTGCGAAGGAGTCGCAGAAGCTCTACAAGCGGACCCGTTCGCAGGTGGAAGATGCCATCGATACGGCAGGCGATGCCGTCAATGCGGCAGTCAAGTCTGTCCAGACACTGATGTAA
- a CDS encoding cupin domain-containing protein, whose product MNRREFGTLLPALLAGLTITETAEAADLKELVSGGYKRGALKPTPQAGRTSGPILSQGLLKAGNIRLESHFTSIEPGSEHEAVGTHLHSEIWLITEGTLELNINGTPHLLNAGDVGLCVAGDRHYVANAGKTRVSYFVVTVGPPE is encoded by the coding sequence ATGAATCGACGCGAATTTGGAACGCTTCTGCCTGCGCTGCTGGCGGGTCTGACGATAACGGAGACCGCTGAAGCAGCCGACCTGAAAGAACTGGTGAGCGGAGGCTACAAGCGAGGCGCCCTGAAGCCGACACCTCAGGCCGGACGAACCTCCGGGCCGATCCTGAGCCAGGGGCTGCTGAAGGCCGGCAATATCCGGCTGGAGAGCCACTTTACCTCGATTGAACCGGGATCAGAACACGAAGCAGTGGGGACCCATCTGCATAGCGAAATCTGGCTCATCACCGAAGGCACACTCGAGCTGAACATCAACGGAACTCCACATCTGCTCAACGCCGGAGATGTAGGGCTATGCGTCGCCGGAGATCGTCACTATGTGGCGAACGCGGGAAAGACCCGGGTTTCCTACTTTGTAGTGACTGTCGGTCCGCCGGAATAA